DNA from Rosa rugosa chromosome 6, drRosRugo1.1, whole genome shotgun sequence:
GAGGTATCCCTCCAATAGGAAATGGATGCACTGCAGATATCGTGTACAGAGCATGCTTTGAACAGATTATACGTCAGAATGAGAAGTACTACAAAAGGTATCCTCAAGATACTGAGATTGTTCGTGAAGTTGTTAACTTTTTGTCAGAATCTGAGGGAGGTGGGGTGAGGATCCAGAACACATGATCTTGGTGCTGTTCATAATGCTGAGAGTTAACAAATAAAACTAATAGTTTAAATCAACAATCACCCACCTTTCTATTTTTGCAGGTGCCTCTTCCATCCGGGGGCATCCTAACCCCAAAGGGATTGCAAACACTTGGTCTTTCTGGCTTAGGATCCAGTACTGGTTTTGAGCGCTTACACTACATGTAAGGCTTTTTGGTCAAGAACCTAGATTTTTAAATGCTATAGTGATTTCATTGTTTAATTCAGTTATTTCTTTACTTCAACCCAGGTTTGAGAGGGTCTGGGATCCTGTACTAGTTCCAGGATCACTGAAGCAAATCAGTTATTACTTCTTGAATGCTGTAAGAAAATCTCTGCTTTTCATTCATTTTAAATCCAAGATTTCAAATATTTGTGGCATCAAACTCAAACCATTTCACCTATGCAGTTTGAGAAATGGTCATCTTTTGATACAAATCCACTTTATGCTCTAATGCACGAGTCCATATACTGTCAGGTAATTGCTTTATTGTCTTTCAATTACAGTACTAAATGTTCTTAATATGCCTTAAACTTCATTATCTTCCTTGGcctttaaaaaaagaaaaaaattaatttgtaTAGTTCTTCATATTTTGAAGGGTGCTCCATCACGGTGGTCTGCTCATAGAGTAAGGGCTGAAGATGAGGGCAAATTTGATGCAGTCCAGGCTGCAAAAGAAGGCCGTCCTGTATATTTCACAGGGGAGGTAGTCATAGGCTCGAATATTCTCTTTTCAAAATGACAGCAAGCGATAGTTTACATCCAGTTATATGAGTTTATCAAATGGATCTCTGCTGATCATAAATATAATTATGATTCTAGTTTTTCATGAAAGTAAATATACTTGCATGATGGCATAAATAGATACTTGGACCAATCTATGTGGTTGATGATGAATATTGTGTAACACGGTTGACCTATAGCTGTCTGGCAAATAGGACAAGTGTCTCATTGCAGATGATCTAGAGCCTAGCTTCCTGCATGTTGTTGCTTCTTGCTTTTGAATACGACCTTCTAAACACAATTTGCACTGTTGCTACGGCAGATGATCTTCCCATGGATGTTTGATGAGATTCATGCTCTAAGACAATTCAAAGGTGCTGCTAATGTGTTGGCTGAGAAAGAGGACTGGCCTCCATTATACGACATCACTGCACTAAATAATAACAAGGTGTGTTACCTTTATACAAAGCTAATCTTCTTGAATGACAACTGGCAATAACATTTGCAGATGGAGATCTAAACTCTCTTGCTTTCCGTTTTTATCCGGAAACAATGTGAATAATCAACAATTTCTTCCGTTAGTGAGTAAATTCTGTTTGTCAACATTGTCAGGTGCCTGTTGTGGCTGCTGTTTATTATGAAGATATGTATGTTAACTTCAAGCTGGTGATGGAGACAGCTTCACAGATAGCAGGGATTCGGTTGTGGATAACTAACGAATATATGCATTCTGGTCTACGAGATTCAGGGACCCAGGTTTTTGATCATTTGATGGGAATGCTAGATGGAAAGAGGCCTTTGTTCTGATTTCCATTGCAGTTGGTGCATTAGTTCGTTCTGGATTCGATTTTACATTCATTTTCTTTATACTTTAGTTTGGCGGGCTTGTGACTGGGCAGTCTGTTTCTTACAGTTCAAGTTGAGGCTTGTATATTGCGTTAAAAACTTTTTTCTAAACTAGTCATTCATTTAAGTAAATTCACTGTTGTATCAAATAAAGCTGCCCTTAATTATAGGTGCAAAGTATGAGGTTGTTTGAAACTTACGGTCGCCCTATCTTGAAATATAACATTCACATTTCACAATAGCGATCCCTGTTACAAATGGATTATTGATCATTCCACAAATGTGTTGGATCGGATGAAGAATGCATATGAATAGTCCTGTGTTAATGCCATGTAGTTTGCAGCAGTACTTGAGATTCAGTAAAAGAATTTTCTTTGGCAGCATGCACATATAATCTGTGCAGAAAAGGGAATGTGGACAAGAATTTAGTGGTTCTATTTCTGCCATTTTCATTTGCCACCTAACCTCAAAGATAAGAAGAAACAGAAGTGAACATAAGAAATAGATTTCTTCAAACGGTTTAGTGCAAACTTTTATATATACAACTGTCTTTGAATGCCACAGAAAGCCGGATTACAACTCATCCCTTAGAACTTACAAATGGAATTTCAATTGCCCTAATATAACCAAACTAGGACTAGATCAGTACCTAACAACATTTGCCACAAAGGGATGAGATAGAAGCTCTTCAGCTGTCCACCTTTCCGGAGTTTCCTTGGCTAGGCAAAACCCTAGAAACTCCCTAGCAAGACTCGAGATCGTATCAGGAATTTTAGGCTCCATTCCATCAACAACGTAGAGAGTATCACTCTCATGACCGTAGAAATGATTCCCGGGGCGCTCTCCAGCAAGCATTTCAAGAACAATACACCCCACAGCCCAAATATCACTGGCTTGTTCTTGCTCATTGTACAAGACAGTCTCCGGAGACAAGTACATGGGAGTGCCTCTCCACCTTTCTTGAACCTCCTCCTTCTTGGCCAACCCCAAGTCACCCACTTTGGCTACAAAGGTATAGGCACTATCATCATTTTCCACAAGCAAGATATTATCTGGTTTCAAATCACAGTGAACATACCCACTCTTGTGTATGTGTCGAACCCCTTCAAGAATGTCACCGGTGTACCGCCTCACATCGGATTCTGGCAACCCATGACCGATAATCTTTATCAACCTCGCAAGGCTTCCCCATGCAACTTCCAAGGCCAAGTTATAGACCTCTTCCCCGTCATCAATCCATGTCACCTCTTCACCATAGTGCTCAATGATGAAGAGGCAAGAACCACCCTTGTTATTCAACTCCCTAAACACCTTGAGCTCGTATCGAATGGAATCTGAATCCTTGATCATTGCGGATTTCATGGCCATGGCCACGGGCATGTGGTCGATCTTGATATAGGGTCTCTTGGAAAATGCAACGAACACGGAGCCGAAGCCTCCTTCTCCGATCTTCTTTTCTCTTATCCACTTGTAACGTACCTGAACCAAAACTCACTTCCGCGTTCCGCCTTCCTCTTCATATCGCCATTTGCAGGAAAGGGCGGATGACTCATTTATGGATTGTCGGACTAAGATTCTATATAATAGCCAGGAATAGGGAAGTCGGTGGTGTTTGGAAGTCCTTATTCCTATAGGAAATGGATATAGGAGAAATGAGGAAACTTCGTTATCAACAAATAAGTTCTAGCTGGAAAATGGCTGTTGGATGTGCGTGGATGCCATGCTATCCCAATcagaaaggaaaaatagaaattgaCAAAATATATGAATGAAAACGTGTATTATTCGGTTACTCGGACATGTTTATCCTAGCATAGTCTAATACTCTAACCCTACTAATCATATCAATGCACCCTAGTTACTGCTGATGACTGATGACCAatcaaataaaattacaaaatcttcattggttaATATTTGTAAAACAGTTGAtaacaatgaaaaataaaatgagaTGGGAATGgaaaaatatatcaaaaagaaaataatatttGAAATGATGCGCCAAGATCAGAGCATAGATCTCTCTAATCGTGCCTAATGTATCAATGCTCATACAATTATAGTACCAAGTGATGTGATGCACTAACAAATTGCCCTAATAATTCTTGTCAATCTAAGGAAATGGCAATGACcgttttcaaaaagaaaatggcaATGACATGCATAATAATCACGTGGTTTCAAATTAATATGAACAATTATGTACGACGAACAATCAAACTCGTATTCTATTATGGGTTTCTAAGGTTTTATCGAGTTAAAGTATTAACTTTCCGGTGAAATGATTGACTTCCAAGTTAAAAGGTTGACTATTAAATTTTCACCACCAAGATCTAAATAATGAGTTCCTGAGAATTTTACATTATGTACCGCTAGGGTGTAATTTAtgataaaaaaagaagagatgAGCACGACAACTCACAAACATCACAATAGAGTGATACTAGACCTACTAAGTACGATTCATCACAAGATGATCAGCCAAAAGATCTACAATTacgaaaatgaaaaaaaaaaaaaaaaaaaaggataattGAGTTGGACATCTAAAAACGACAAAAGACTATTGAGGTTTGCATGGTTTTACACGCTGGGAGCTACATAGGGGCACCTATGGAATGCAATGGCATGTCAAAACATGTTTAACTTTATTGACACTATTTTTTTATTGAATCTTGTACCATAAGCTCATCAGCATAAGTAGATTTTAGAACTTTTTCAATAGGTGGATCACGGAAACCTcgaacaattttttttgttttaatatgAATCTTATTGTTTTTTAACTTTgagaattggaaaaaaaaaatcgtcaTGATTTGTGAGTTTCATTAGTTTGACTGTTTGAGAGGTGCTTAAAAATCATTATTTAATGGTGCAAAAATTTTAGTGAGAATAAATACATGTAATTTTGGCAAAAAAATCGTGTGCTATATAGTCCACAATTTTTTGTATAAATCATTGTCTTGGagaactttttattttttattcttgagAAAGTTAGAGGATCTAGTTTTCACAAGGTTGGGGCATGAAGTTTAGTTAGTTTGTagttttaaacttttttttcaccttaataataaataaacaaattagtTTGTAATATTGTAAATTACTAATTGGAGCCTCGATCAGTAACAAGTTAAAAAAATTAGAGCATTAGGATGACAAAGCTAGTATGATCTCATGTAAATGATGTACCATGGAGCtgtttgtacccacatttgcatgtCCACTCAGACATAGCTAATGTGCAAATAGTCATTGAGtgacttcaaattttaataagCCGCTCAAGAAACGAATGGCCCGATGACTAAACATGTCGGCCGATGAGTAATTGGATAATACATTTGGTCCAAGTCGAGTTAGACAAAGCTAGGCCTTTAATTAGTTATCGGCCGGCCCGTACGTAGTCATCAATTCAAAAAGAGATTTATTGTCTAAAAGTCCATCGGTCGATTGCTCAAATCACTTAAGTCAGTTTCCAACTTGGACTCAGCAACTAGGAAAGAAAGCAGCCGATTGATAGAGAAGGCCGATAAATGATAAAGATGAAATTTGATCAAGTTCATGTTTCAGTCGAATTGAAGTTCGTTAGCCGATAAGGAGAGTTCAATCCAAGATAGTCTACTTCAAGGTTAATTACAGCCATTGATGACGACCATCAGAGCCGATCAGGATAGAGTCCAGCGTCAAGTCAGCCGACGATAAGTATTGGAGCCAAATCAAGATAGAGTCAATGGGCCAAGAGGAGGCCGAATTGcactcaacttcaaagagtcaagagatcagttcaagtcacagagcagccaatataaatagaagcatcgacagaagacatcacacacacaactccagaaactcaagccatcaagcttttctCTTTCGttttaccttttgcttaggtagaatTTCCGTATGTTCCTTAGTTAGTTTGCTCTGCTAGTTACAAGTTCAGTTACTTTACTTTCTTTGTAGCCtagtatcgattttgaattatttcttttgtttctttcaaaCAATAGTTTATAATTTTCAGCCGTTCCAGATTTTAGTTTTGTtgttattatattttatttgctccttattgtctttatgctttatttgtttgatcatgttatttactgttcgtagtcgcatagtagctatcaatcttgaagatttcATTCGTTATGAGTT
Protein-coding regions in this window:
- the LOC133715029 gene encoding uncharacterized protein LOC133715029; the encoded protein is MLATHAQPALLNSLLLRIPSLSFRTLPLIQVTNLRYFSHPRTSARRFTAMSVHTATSGDSPKDHVAGDWFSVPELRLRDHRFFVPLDYSAADPKASSKISIFAREVVSVGKEEQPLPYLLFLQGGPGFESPRPTEASGWVRKACEEYRVILLDQRGTGLSTPLTPSSMLQLKSDVKLADYLQHFRANNIVNDAEFIRVRLVPDAGRWTILGQSYGGFCGVTYLSFAPQGLKQVLLTGGIPPIGNGCTADIVYRACFEQIIRQNEKYYKRYPQDTEIVREVVNFLSESEGGGVPLPSGGILTPKGLQTLGLSGLGSSTGFERLHYMFERVWDPVLVPGSLKQISYYFLNAFEKWSSFDTNPLYALMHESIYCQGAPSRWSAHRVRAEDEGKFDAVQAAKEGRPVYFTGEMIFPWMFDEIHALRQFKGAANVLAEKEDWPPLYDITALNNNKVPVVAAVYYEDMYVNFKLVMETASQIAGIRLWITNEYMHSGLRDSGTQVFDHLMGMLDGKRPLF
- the LOC133714304 gene encoding mitogen-activated protein kinase kinase kinase 20-like, yielding MPVAMAMKSAMIKDSDSIRYELKVFRELNNKGGSCLFIIEHYGEEVTWIDDGEEVYNLALEVAWGSLARLIKIIGHGLPESDVRRYTGDILEGVRHIHKSGYVHCDLKPDNILLVENDDSAYTFVAKVGDLGLAKKEEVQERWRGTPMYLSPETVLYNEQEQASDIWAVGCIVLEMLAGERPGNHFYGHESDTLYVVDGMEPKIPDTISSLAREFLGFCLAKETPERWTAEELLSHPFVANVVRY